From the genome of Candidatus Methylomirabilota bacterium, one region includes:
- a CDS encoding LLM class flavin-dependent oxidoreductase: MPIPVGLNVWSRLMEDTFPYLDQTVGPFESLWFPDHVQYGAHKVAEGWTLLAYALARYPDKMCTHEVICNSFRNPAHLAKMVATAHALSGGRVVLGIGAGWNEEEYRAYGWPFPPTPVRIAQMCEAIELIRLMWTTSPASYKGEHYQISGAYCEPRPDPLPPVVVGGHGEKYLLRAVAKHADWWNYSFRDDATYAHKQEVLKTHCKEVGRDYDEIVQVLRAGILIAETEGEVERLKTQPHIRPMQDIRLAGTPAQVTDALLGIIKRGARRLTVNFADAPRPEGTRLFAAAVLPHL, from the coding sequence ATGCCCATCCCCGTGGGTCTCAATGTCTGGTCGAGGCTGATGGAGGACACCTTTCCGTATCTCGACCAGACCGTCGGGCCCTTCGAATCGCTCTGGTTTCCCGATCACGTGCAGTACGGCGCTCACAAGGTCGCCGAGGGCTGGACGCTCCTCGCGTATGCCCTCGCCCGCTATCCCGACAAGATGTGCACCCACGAGGTGATCTGCAACAGCTTCCGCAATCCCGCGCACCTGGCCAAGATGGTGGCGACCGCTCATGCCCTCTCCGGAGGCCGCGTGGTCCTGGGCATCGGCGCCGGCTGGAACGAAGAGGAGTATCGCGCCTACGGCTGGCCCTTCCCGCCCACGCCCGTGCGCATCGCCCAGATGTGCGAGGCCATCGAGCTGATCCGGCTCATGTGGACGACCTCGCCCGCGAGCTACAAGGGCGAGCACTACCAGATCAGCGGCGCCTACTGCGAGCCCAGGCCCGATCCCCTCCCGCCCGTCGTGGTGGGCGGCCACGGCGAGAAGTATCTGCTGCGCGCCGTGGCCAAGCACGCGGACTGGTGGAACTACAGCTTCCGCGACGACGCGACGTACGCCCACAAGCAGGAGGTGCTCAAGACCCACTGCAAGGAAGTCGGCCGCGACTATGACGAGATCGTCCAGGTCCTCCGCGCGGGCATCCTGATCGCCGAGACGGAGGGCGAGGTGGAGCGACTCAAGACGCAGCCCCATATCCGGCCCATGCAGGACATCCGCCTCGCGGGCACGCCGGCCCAGGTCACCGACGCCCTCCTCGGCATCATCAAGCGCGGGGCCCGCCGGCTCACCGTGAACTTCGCCGACGCGCCACGCCCGGAAGGTACACGGCTCTTCGCGGCCGCCGTCTTACCGCATCTCTAG
- a CDS encoding D-2-hydroxyacid dehydrogenase — MPANLLMLPPQTKTTHQWAARLALEVPDVSVVVAEDADKAAQAIAEADCAFGTLPRALLPAATRLRWLQAPQAAPPAGWYYPELIDHPVVVTNFREIYNDHIAAHIMAFVLAFARGLHQYLPRQLKQEWRPGAHDTGVIHLPEATALIVGVGGIGAEVARLASAFGMRVIGVDARRRDTPPGVTALHGADALDALLPQADFVILTVPHTPATEGFMNRARFQRMKRTAFFINIGRGMTTRLDDLVAALKAGEIAGAGLDVFEQEPLPATHPLWTMPGVLITPHTAGYGPYLDDRRYEILRDNCRSFLAGQPLRNVVDKSSWF; from the coding sequence ATGCCCGCCAACCTCCTCATGCTGCCGCCCCAGACCAAGACGACGCACCAGTGGGCGGCGCGGCTCGCCCTCGAGGTGCCCGATGTCTCTGTCGTCGTTGCCGAGGACGCCGACAAGGCCGCCCAGGCCATCGCCGAGGCCGACTGCGCCTTCGGCACCCTGCCCCGCGCGCTCCTGCCCGCGGCCACGCGCCTCCGCTGGCTGCAGGCGCCCCAGGCGGCGCCGCCCGCGGGGTGGTATTACCCGGAGCTGATCGACCATCCGGTGGTCGTCACCAATTTCCGCGAGATCTATAACGACCATATCGCCGCGCACATCATGGCCTTCGTCCTGGCCTTTGCGCGCGGACTGCATCAGTACCTGCCCCGTCAGCTGAAGCAGGAGTGGCGCCCGGGGGCGCACGACACCGGCGTGATTCATCTGCCCGAGGCGACGGCGCTCATCGTCGGGGTGGGCGGGATAGGCGCGGAAGTGGCCCGGCTCGCCTCGGCCTTCGGGATGCGCGTGATCGGCGTGGACGCGCGCCGCCGAGACACGCCGCCGGGCGTGACGGCCCTCCACGGCGCCGACGCGCTCGACGCCCTGCTGCCGCAGGCCGACTTCGTGATCCTGACCGTCCCGCACACCCCCGCTACCGAAGGCTTCATGAACCGCGCGCGCTTCCAGCGGATGAAGCGCACCGCGTTCTTCATCAACATCGGACGCGGCATGACCACCCGCCTCGATGACCTCGTGGCCGCGCTCAAGGCCGGAGAGATCGCCGGGGCCGGGCTCGACGTCTTCGAACAGGAGCCGCTTCCCGCCACGCATCCCCTCTGGACGATGCCGGGAGTGCTGATCACGCCTCACACGGCGGGCTATGGTCCCTATCTCGACGACCGACGCTACGAGATCCTCCGTGACAATTGCCGGAGCTTCCTGGCCGGGCAGCCGCTGCGCAACGTGGTCGACAAATCCAGCTGGTTCTGA
- a CDS encoding N-acyl homoserine lactonase family protein — MYEVYALKYGERDTTACQFFYRESSHAPITLHYFVWLILGGPHPILVDTGFLDDDAQARGIRNYITPAAAVERAGVKAADVPVSLITHLHYDHWAGHSLFPSAEFWIQREEVAFWTGRYGSMPAFRGSANVNALAGLVTLNYANRIRILDGDQDVLPGIRVHRVGGHTAGLQIVTVKTARGTVVLTSDASHFYRNVETRQPVQIITSLPEMLEAFETIHALAGAEKLIVAGHDPEVAGRFTTVEPGIIKIA, encoded by the coding sequence ATGTACGAGGTCTACGCCCTCAAGTACGGCGAGCGGGACACTACGGCCTGCCAGTTCTTCTACCGCGAGTCGTCGCACGCGCCGATCACCCTCCACTACTTCGTGTGGCTCATCCTGGGTGGCCCCCACCCGATCCTCGTGGACACGGGCTTCCTCGACGACGATGCCCAGGCCCGCGGCATCCGAAATTACATCACCCCGGCGGCAGCGGTCGAGCGCGCCGGCGTCAAGGCCGCCGACGTGCCGGTGTCGCTCATCACCCACCTCCACTACGACCACTGGGCCGGACACAGCCTCTTCCCGAGCGCCGAGTTCTGGATCCAGCGAGAGGAGGTGGCGTTCTGGACGGGGCGCTACGGGTCGATGCCGGCCTTCCGCGGGTCGGCCAACGTCAATGCCCTGGCCGGCCTGGTGACGCTCAACTACGCCAATCGCATCCGCATCCTCGACGGCGACCAGGACGTGCTGCCGGGGATTCGCGTCCATCGCGTGGGCGGCCACACCGCCGGCCTGCAGATCGTCACCGTCAAGACCGCGCGCGGCACCGTGGTCCTGACCTCCGATGCCTCCCACTTCTACCGCAACGTCGAGACGCGCCAGCCCGTGCAGATCATCACCAGCCTTCCCGAGATGCTCGAGGCCTTCGAGACCATCCACGCGCTGGCGGGGGCCGAGAAGCTCATCGTGGCCGGCCACGATCCCGAGGTCGCCGGCCGCTTCACCACGGTCGAGCCCGGCATCATCAAGATCGCCTAG
- a CDS encoding SMP-30/gluconolactonase/LRE family protein codes for MALGQGRWASSPAPYPDSAIEIVDQSFAKYRIGNAAVERLATGFRWSEGPVWFGDGRYLLWSDIPNNRIMKWEEETGQVSVFRKPSNFANGNTRDRQGRLVTCEHDSRRVTRTEYDGTITVVLDRFQGKPLNSPNDVVVKSDDSIWFTDPPFGILSNYEGHTATPELPTNVYRVDKNGQATVVTGDIPRPNGLCFSPDEKLLYVVVSGATPREIRVFDVVDNGTKLANGRPFINTGTGVPDGFRCDTEGNLWCGFGGGEGQDGVAIFNPEAKLIGRILLPERCANLCFGGPKRNRLFLASSQSLYSVYVNAQGATLS; via the coding sequence ATGGCCCTGGGCCAGGGCCGCTGGGCGTCGAGCCCGGCGCCATACCCCGACTCCGCCATCGAGATCGTCGACCAGAGCTTCGCGAAATACCGGATCGGAAACGCGGCCGTCGAGCGTCTCGCCACCGGCTTCCGCTGGTCTGAAGGTCCGGTCTGGTTCGGGGACGGCCGCTACCTTCTCTGGAGCGACATCCCCAACAACCGCATCATGAAGTGGGAAGAGGAGACGGGCCAGGTCAGCGTTTTCCGCAAGCCGTCCAATTTCGCCAACGGCAATACACGTGACCGCCAGGGTCGGCTGGTCACCTGCGAGCACGACAGCCGGCGGGTCACGCGCACCGAATACGACGGCACCATCACCGTGGTCCTGGACCGCTTCCAGGGCAAACCGCTGAACTCCCCCAACGACGTCGTGGTCAAGTCGGACGACTCCATCTGGTTCACCGATCCGCCCTTCGGCATCCTCAGCAACTACGAAGGGCACACGGCCACGCCCGAGCTGCCCACCAACGTGTACCGCGTCGATAAGAACGGCCAGGCCACGGTGGTGACCGGAGATATTCCACGGCCCAACGGCCTCTGCTTCTCCCCCGACGAGAAGCTGCTCTACGTGGTGGTCAGCGGGGCGACCCCGCGAGAGATCCGCGTCTTCGACGTGGTGGACAACGGCACCAAGCTCGCCAATGGGCGCCCCTTCATCAATACGGGCACGGGCGTCCCGGACGGCTTCCGCTGCGACACCGAGGGCAATCTCTGGTGCGGCTTCGGCGGCGGCGAGGGGCAGGACGGCGTGGCCATCTTCAATCCCGAGGCCAAGCTGATCGGGCGCATCCTGCTTCCCGAGCGCTGCGCCAATCTCTGCTTCGGCGGCCCCAAGCGGAACCGGCTCTTCCTGGCGAGCAGCCAGTCTCTCTACTCCGTCTACGTCAATGCCCAGGGCGCCACCCTGAGCTGA
- a CDS encoding xanthine dehydrogenase family protein molybdopterin-binding subunit, whose translation MAKFGIGQSVTRFEDVRLLKGEGRYLNDVNLPGQAHAIVLRSPHAHARIRVIDVDRALKAPGVLAVYTGADVERDGLGTMKMNLRRKRPDGAPMFAPPHRGLSQERVRYVGDPIAFVIAETLAQAKDAADLVQVDYDPLPSVTSTAAAGPGSAPVWDECPDNVSNVYEAGDKAAVEAAFARAAHVVRRRYVITRVHAQYMEPRGALGVYDPGEDRYTLYADVQYPHRVRNALASMVFQIPEHQIRVIAGDIGGGFGTKGWQYPEHRLVLWAARKLRRPVKWACERHEAIPADEHARDNISEAELALDAEGRFLALRVRTTANLGAYISSDRNLLASFSNVVTLVGVYTIPAAHVQVTGVLTNCNSTAPYRGAGRPEAIYVIERLIDDAARELGLDRLKLRRINIIPGSAMPYRTSFGVTYDCGEFEKGMDQALALADVAGFPARREESRRRGKLRGLGIVNAIERAAAPGLEYAEIRFNPSGTAMILMGSKNQGQGHETIFKQIAHEKLGLDPHEVRYIDGDTDRVAFGIGSMGSRSTVIGGTALSMAADKLITKGRKIAARLLEAAEPDIVFADGRFAVKGTDRAVVLKEVARAAFQLDKLPAGVEPGFYETGTFSPPADTYPNGCHVCEVEIDTETGEVALVKYAVVDDVGTVINPLTLKGQIHGGIAQGVGQALMEQVVYDQESGQLLTSSFMEYGMPRADTFCDIAVASNTVPTKLNPLGAKGAGEAGTVGALPVVMNAVMDALATVGVRDFDMPAASDRVWQAMQAARVTR comes from the coding sequence ATGGCAAAGTTCGGCATCGGCCAGTCGGTGACACGCTTCGAGGACGTCCGCCTCCTCAAGGGCGAAGGTCGCTATCTCAACGACGTCAATCTTCCCGGTCAGGCTCACGCGATCGTCCTCCGCTCGCCGCACGCCCACGCGAGGATTCGCGTCATCGACGTGGATCGGGCGCTCAAGGCGCCGGGCGTCCTCGCCGTCTATACGGGCGCCGACGTCGAGCGCGACGGCCTCGGCACCATGAAGATGAACCTCCGCCGGAAGCGGCCCGACGGCGCGCCCATGTTCGCCCCGCCCCATCGCGGCCTCTCGCAGGAGCGCGTGCGCTATGTCGGCGATCCCATCGCCTTCGTGATCGCCGAGACCCTGGCCCAGGCCAAGGACGCCGCCGACCTCGTCCAGGTCGACTACGATCCCCTGCCCTCGGTCACTTCCACGGCCGCTGCGGGACCCGGGAGCGCGCCCGTGTGGGACGAGTGCCCCGACAACGTCAGCAACGTCTACGAGGCGGGGGACAAGGCCGCCGTGGAGGCCGCCTTCGCGCGCGCGGCGCACGTCGTCCGCCGCCGCTACGTCATCACCCGCGTGCACGCCCAGTACATGGAGCCGCGCGGGGCGCTGGGCGTCTACGATCCCGGCGAGGATCGCTACACCCTCTATGCGGATGTCCAGTATCCGCACCGCGTGCGCAACGCCCTGGCCAGCATGGTCTTCCAGATCCCCGAGCACCAGATCCGCGTCATCGCCGGCGACATCGGGGGGGGCTTCGGGACCAAGGGCTGGCAGTATCCCGAGCACCGGCTCGTCCTGTGGGCCGCGCGCAAGCTCCGCCGCCCCGTGAAGTGGGCCTGCGAGCGTCACGAAGCCATCCCGGCCGACGAGCACGCGCGCGACAACATCAGCGAGGCGGAGCTGGCCCTCGATGCCGAGGGACGCTTCCTCGCCCTGCGCGTGCGCACCACGGCCAATCTGGGCGCCTACATCTCGTCGGATCGGAACCTGCTCGCGAGCTTCTCCAACGTGGTCACCCTCGTGGGCGTCTACACCATCCCCGCCGCCCACGTGCAGGTCACGGGTGTCCTGACCAATTGCAATTCGACGGCGCCGTATCGAGGGGCGGGCCGCCCCGAAGCCATCTACGTCATCGAGCGGCTCATCGACGATGCCGCGCGCGAGCTGGGGCTGGACCGTCTGAAGCTTCGTCGCATCAACATCATCCCGGGCTCCGCCATGCCCTACCGCACATCATTCGGCGTCACGTACGACTGCGGCGAGTTCGAGAAGGGCATGGATCAGGCCCTCGCCCTGGCCGACGTGGCGGGCTTCCCGGCCCGGCGCGAGGAGTCGCGGCGCCGCGGCAAGCTGCGCGGGCTCGGCATCGTCAACGCCATCGAGCGCGCCGCCGCCCCGGGGCTCGAGTACGCGGAGATCCGCTTCAACCCGAGCGGAACGGCCATGATCCTCATGGGCTCCAAGAACCAGGGACAGGGCCACGAGACCATATTCAAGCAGATCGCCCACGAGAAGCTCGGCCTCGATCCGCACGAGGTCCGGTACATCGACGGCGACACCGACCGCGTGGCCTTCGGCATCGGCTCCATGGGCTCGCGCTCGACGGTGATCGGGGGCACCGCGCTCTCCATGGCCGCCGACAAGCTCATCACCAAGGGCCGGAAGATCGCCGCCCGCCTCCTGGAGGCGGCCGAGCCGGACATCGTGTTCGCCGACGGCCGCTTCGCCGTGAAGGGGACGGATCGCGCCGTCGTCCTCAAGGAGGTGGCCCGCGCCGCCTTCCAGCTCGACAAGCTTCCCGCCGGCGTGGAGCCCGGGTTCTACGAGACGGGAACGTTCTCGCCCCCGGCCGACACCTATCCCAACGGTTGCCACGTCTGCGAGGTCGAGATCGACACGGAGACGGGCGAGGTCGCCCTCGTCAAATATGCCGTGGTCGACGATGTCGGCACGGTCATCAACCCCCTGACCCTCAAAGGACAGATCCACGGCGGCATCGCCCAGGGCGTGGGCCAGGCCTTGATGGAGCAGGTCGTGTACGACCAGGAGTCGGGCCAGCTCCTCACCTCCTCGTTCATGGAGTACGGCATGCCGCGCGCCGACACCTTCTGCGACATCGCGGTGGCCAGCAACACGGTGCCGACCAAGCTCAACCCGCTGGGCGCCAAGGGCGCGGGCGAGGCGGGAACAGTCGGGGCGCTCCCGGTAGTCATGAACGCGGTCATGGACGCTCTCGCGACGGTGGGCGTCCGGGACTTCGACATGCCTGCGGCCAGCGACCGCGTGTGGCAGGCCATGCAGGCCGCGCGCGTCACCCGCTGA
- a CDS encoding LLM class flavin-dependent oxidoreductase, translating into MAHGFAMFAATAPEVIRASAREAEALGYGSFWVNHPGSTDGLASLAQAAGETRRIELGIGVIPLHTRPPASIVQGVKATALPLDRLLLGVGSPNPKSLARVREGIAELRGKLSTRLIVAALGPKMCHLAGEVADGVLFNWLTPEHARLSADWVRAGATAAGRTPPTLYAYVRLALGPAAIERLGEEGARYAAIPAYASHFERMGVKPVETAIAAQTAKDVPPALAKWRGAVNEIVLRAITAKDTVEENVALLQAARPA; encoded by the coding sequence ATGGCACACGGATTCGCAATGTTCGCGGCCACGGCGCCCGAGGTCATTCGCGCCTCCGCGCGGGAGGCGGAAGCGCTCGGCTATGGCTCGTTCTGGGTCAATCATCCCGGCTCCACCGACGGGCTGGCGTCCCTCGCTCAGGCCGCCGGCGAGACGCGGCGCATCGAGCTGGGCATCGGCGTCATCCCGCTCCACACGCGCCCGCCGGCCAGCATCGTGCAGGGCGTCAAGGCCACGGCGCTGCCGCTGGATCGGCTGCTCCTCGGAGTGGGAAGCCCCAACCCGAAATCGCTGGCCCGAGTGCGCGAAGGCATCGCCGAGCTGCGCGGGAAGCTGTCGACGCGGCTCATCGTGGCCGCCCTCGGGCCCAAGATGTGCCATCTGGCCGGCGAGGTTGCCGACGGCGTGCTCTTCAACTGGCTGACGCCCGAGCATGCCCGCCTCTCGGCCGACTGGGTGCGCGCCGGCGCCACGGCGGCGGGCCGCACGCCGCCCACCCTCTACGCCTACGTCCGTCTCGCTCTCGGGCCGGCGGCCATCGAGCGACTGGGAGAGGAAGGGGCGCGCTACGCGGCGATCCCGGCCTATGCGAGCCACTTCGAGCGCATGGGCGTCAAGCCGGTGGAGACAGCGATCGCGGCGCAGACGGCCAAGGACGTTCCGCCCGCCCTCGCCAAGTGGCGGGGCGCCGTGAACGAGATCGTGCTGCGTGCCATCACGGCCAAGGACACGGTCGAGGAGAATGTGGCGCTGCTCCAAGCGGCCCGCCCGGCCTAG